A window of the Brassica napus cultivar Da-Ae chromosome C5, Da-Ae, whole genome shotgun sequence genome harbors these coding sequences:
- the LOC106350332 gene encoding ubiquitin-like-specific protease 1C yields MKRQKVIELDRVETPTKSFNIDWDNVLVDEEVPDLEIVDKTPPHEPAFSGDDSAVCVKSLKDSELDDHLKRQRSLLASFADKLPDKGARIRSRIGSLEYEKQRRLLRRAKSDTDECQILAQPKSSDVCKQANTATGSKEASRSTFVSHFSVNLKVEARPVKLFSEDLGRESWKGKASGETTTKQSNGWRSLPRLGKSQIGETNFYSGFKDPKGKREHDEASVSRKRKTKESSPYLLVDDDDDEDDVVGYDTPRELSCKASLSQRSSCRKKSDDKVINLDEEEPESPVVVEEALELPEGLPGDICYPSRDDPDLVQVSLDDLKCLSPRECLTSPVINFYIRFLQHQVFAANQTAADCHFFNTFFYKKLIEAVSYKGNDKEASFVRLRRWWKGFDLFRKSYIFIPIHEDLHWSLVIICIPDKEDESGLTIFHLDSLGLHPTRSIFNNVKRFLIEEWSYLNQDASLPDLPISEKIWRDLPDRINEAEVKVPQQKNDFDCGLFVLLFIQRFIEDAPKRLKLQDLGMIHKKWFEPKEASALRIKIWNKLIELFLESNQTV; encoded by the exons aTGAAGAGGCAAAAAGTAATCGAGTTAGATCGTGTGGAGACGCCGACGAAGAGCTTCAACATAGATTGGGACAATGTTTTGGTCGACGAGGAAGTCCCCGACTTGGAGATCGTCGACAAAACCCCGCCGCACGAGCCTGCTTTCTCCGGCGACGATTCCGCCGTCTGCGTGAAATCCCTCAAGGACAGCGAGCTCGACGATCATCTTAAGCGTCAGAGGTCGCTTCTCGCTTCTTTCGCCGACAAGTTGCCGGACAAGGGCGCGAGAATCCGCTCCAGAATCGGAAGCCTCGAGTACGAGAAGCAGCGACGGTTGCTCCGCCGCGCCAAATCG GATACTGACGAATGTCAGATCCTCGCGCAGCCAAAAAGCTCAG ATGTGTGTAAGCAAGCGAATACAGCTACAGGATCGAAAGAGGCGTCTCGGTCAACATTCGTTTCTCATTTTAGTGTTAATCTCAAA GTGGAGGCTCGACCAGTGAAACTCTTTAGTGAAGATTTGGGACGCGAAAGCTGGAAAGGAAAGGCTAGTGGAGAGACTACAACAAAGCAAAGCAATGGGTGGCGGTCGTTGCCGAGACTAGGCAAGTCTCAGATCGGTGAAACAAACTTTTATTCTGGATTTAAGGACCCAAAAGGGAAGCGAGAACACGATGAAGCTTCTgtaagtagaaaaagaaagacaaaGGAATCTTCCCCTTATTTACtcgttgatgatgatgatgatgaagacgaCGTCGTTGGATATGATACTCCTAG GGAGTTGAGCTGTAAAGCATCTCTATCACAGAGGTCAAGCTGCAGGAAG aAATCAGATGATAAAGTTATTAATTTGGACGAAGAGGAACCTGAGTCTCCAGTGGTAGTAGAGGAAGCTCTTGAACTTCCTGAAGG GTTACCGGGAGATATTTGCTACCCATCAAG GGATGACCCAGACCTTGTTCAAGTGTCTCTTGATGATCTTAAATGCCTTTCACCTAGAGAATGTCTTACATCTCCAGTTATAAATTTCTACATCAG GTTCCTGCAGCACCAGGTGTTTGCAGCGAATCAGACAGCTGCTGATTGCCATTTCTTTAACACATTTTTTTACAAGAAGCTCATAGAAGCTGTTTCATACAAG GGTAACGACAAGGAAGCATCTTTTGTGAGGTTGAGACGGTGGTGGAAAGGTTTTGATCTATTCCgcaaatcatatatatttataccaaTTCATGAGGA TCTCCACTGGAGCTTGGTGATCATTTGCATCCCAGACAAGGAGGATGAATCAGGTTTGACTATATTTCACTTGGATTCATTGGGACTTCATCCAACAAGATCAATTTTTAATAACGTCAAAAG GTTTCTGATTGAGGAGTGGAGTTACCTGAATCAAGATGCTTCTCTACCGGATTTACCAATCTCAGAAAAGATATGGAGAGACCTTCCAGATAGGATCAACGAAGCTGAAGTGAAG GTTCCGCAGCAAAAGAATGATTTCGACTGTGGTCTGTTTGTGCTCTTGTTTATACAA